The following coding sequences lie in one Coprothermobacter sp. genomic window:
- a CDS encoding NAD(P)/FAD-dependent oxidoreductase, translating into MKKSIVIIGGGLTGLSAGCYGRMNGYETSIFEMHSITGGVATAWKRNGYTIDGAMNWLMGTKPGSGNYQVWEELGVAQNWKIYNHDLNAVIENREGKAFSVYCDAERFEQYLLELAPEDEGVIRELTKVQRSANLDFPVGKPPELNNFFDNIAMMKMLPLGNMMRKWSKVNTREYAQRFRNPYLREVFVLAFGGDIPLIMSLMALAMQHRKLAGYVIGGALALVEPIERRYKALGGELHVHARVEKILVESDKAVGVKLADGTEHRADWVISTADGRTTIFDMLEGKYTDDEIRNRYEHPDLFKPLVYVALGVNRTFDDVPPSIAGTSYPLDKPIVVAGKEEKYLNVRVYNFDPTLSPPGKNIAVVGFETDYDYWKNLREDPERYKAEKERIAGDVIAGLEQRFPGITAQVEMRDVATPITWERYTGNWRGAYQGWVFSAESFTSSMRKTLPGLDNFYMAGQWVNPGGGMPTAAISGNHTIQLICKRDKKPFITTKP; encoded by the coding sequence ATGAAGAAGTCAATAGTCATCATTGGGGGAGGCCTTACCGGTCTTTCCGCCGGCTGCTACGGCCGTATGAACGGCTATGAAACGTCCATCTTCGAGATGCACAGCATCACCGGCGGGGTCGCCACCGCCTGGAAGCGCAACGGGTACACTATCGACGGCGCGATGAACTGGCTGATGGGGACTAAACCCGGGTCCGGTAACTATCAAGTCTGGGAGGAGCTGGGGGTAGCACAGAACTGGAAGATCTATAACCACGACCTGAACGCCGTAATCGAAAATAGGGAGGGTAAAGCTTTTTCCGTCTATTGCGATGCCGAACGCTTCGAGCAGTATCTGCTGGAGTTGGCTCCGGAAGATGAAGGCGTTATCAGGGAACTCACTAAAGTACAGCGGTCTGCAAATCTCGACTTTCCGGTGGGTAAACCGCCCGAATTGAACAACTTCTTCGATAACATAGCCATGATGAAGATGCTCCCTCTGGGGAACATGATGCGCAAATGGAGTAAGGTGAACACCAGGGAGTATGCCCAACGCTTTAGAAACCCATATCTGCGCGAGGTCTTTGTGCTTGCCTTCGGTGGCGATATTCCTCTGATAATGTCGTTGATGGCGCTTGCCATGCAGCACCGGAAATTGGCCGGCTATGTCATCGGCGGGGCGCTGGCTCTGGTCGAGCCGATCGAACGGCGCTACAAGGCGCTGGGTGGGGAACTGCACGTACATGCCAGAGTCGAAAAGATACTGGTCGAAAGTGACAAGGCCGTAGGTGTAAAGCTGGCCGACGGGACGGAACACCGGGCTGACTGGGTTATCTCCACAGCCGACGGCCGAACCACGATATTCGACATGCTCGAAGGCAAATATACTGACGATGAGATAAGAAACAGGTATGAGCACCCTGATCTTTTCAAGCCGCTGGTATACGTGGCGCTGGGGGTAAACCGTACCTTCGATGACGTTCCCCCCTCCATCGCCGGAACAAGTTATCCGCTCGATAAACCGATAGTTGTTGCCGGGAAGGAAGAAAAGTACCTGAATGTACGCGTCTATAACTTCGATCCTACCCTCTCGCCTCCCGGTAAGAACATCGCCGTGGTCGGGTTCGAGACCGATTACGATTACTGGAAGAATTTGCGGGAGGACCCGGAACGCTACAAAGCAGAGAAGGAAAGGATTGCCGGTGACGTTATCGCCGGGCTGGAACAGCGTTTCCCGGGCATCACAGCGCAGGTGGAAATGCGTGATGTCGCTACTCCCATAACCTGGGAACGGTATACCGGCAACTGGCGGGGCGCTTACCAAGGATGGGTGTTCAGTGCCGAATCATTCACTTCATCAATGCGTAAAACCCTTCCTGGGCTGGACAACTTTTACATGGCGGGTCAGTGGGTGAACCCGGGCGGCGGCATGCCTACGGCGGCTATATCCGGCAACCACACGATACAGCTTATCTGCAAAAGGGATAAGAAGCCCTTTATCACAACGAAGCCGTAG
- a CDS encoding cysteine hydrolase, whose amino-acid sequence MEDTKTPTFRKFPNPNFDVHSDGDYWEKFKPLKDKTALLIIDVQKHDQDLSVELRDSGNIYLYDRLSGTVIPNARRLLTFFRDQQMVVTFATLGNQREDGRDRSPTQARPGWNYTLLKIGSREQEVVDELKPRDGEVVVCKTTDSTVMGTQYGHILRWMGIEHVVVCGLFTDQCVSSTVRDLSDWGYTVFLVEDATSAINADLQIWETRMLNQIYCKVVSTDEVLQDLATQ is encoded by the coding sequence ATGGAAGACACAAAGACTCCGACATTCAGGAAGTTCCCAAACCCCAACTTCGACGTGCATTCCGACGGTGACTACTGGGAGAAGTTCAAACCGCTGAAGGACAAGACTGCACTGCTCATCATCGACGTCCAGAAGCACGACCAGGACCTGTCGGTCGAGCTCAGGGATTCAGGCAACATCTACCTGTACGACCGACTGAGCGGGACAGTCATCCCAAACGCCAGGCGACTACTCACGTTCTTCCGTGACCAGCAGATGGTCGTGACGTTCGCGACACTCGGCAATCAGCGTGAGGACGGTCGTGACCGTTCACCTACTCAGGCCAGACCGGGCTGGAACTACACGCTGCTCAAGATCGGCTCGAGGGAGCAGGAGGTTGTCGATGAGCTGAAGCCCAGGGATGGCGAGGTCGTCGTCTGCAAGACCACGGACAGCACTGTGATGGGTACCCAGTACGGCCACATCCTGAGATGGATGGGCATCGAGCACGTGGTAGTCTGCGGCTTGTTCACCGATCAGTGCGTCTCCAGCACCGTGCGCGACTTGTCGGACTGGGGCTATACCGTCTTCCTGGTGGAGGACGCCACGTCGGCCATCAACGCCGACCTTCAGATCTGGGAGACCAGGATGCTGAACCAGATCTACTGCAAGGTGGTCTCAACTGACGAAGTGCTCCAGGATCTGGCGACCCAATAG
- a CDS encoding XRE family transcriptional regulator, protein MDNASDFDGLLSKRIRSIREQLGYSQQRLAELLGISRVTVSQMEAGKRKLSASDLKRLSDILETPADYLLNPDKEPEVVIQGVRENEEPVQSMRVSVPQEKVEKFKEVLLYILNRVGAKPNVGRTVVYKLLYFMDFDYYEQYEEQLIGARYQKNQYGPTPMEFTKIVQRMEQDGDLTEVKNKYFERFQTKYLARRAPDLSVLSGRELQVIEDVLSRLSDRNGKEISEYSHGDVPWLATKDGQVIDYELVFYRTPPYSRRQYTEDV, encoded by the coding sequence ATGGACAACGCCAGCGATTTCGACGGGCTCCTCAGTAAACGAATCCGGTCGATACGGGAACAGCTGGGATACAGCCAGCAACGGCTTGCAGAACTACTAGGTATCTCAAGAGTGACGGTGTCGCAGATGGAAGCCGGGAAGCGAAAGCTTTCGGCAAGTGATCTCAAGAGACTGTCGGATATTCTGGAGACTCCTGCAGATTATCTGCTGAACCCAGACAAGGAGCCAGAGGTGGTTATCCAGGGAGTGAGGGAGAATGAGGAACCCGTTCAGTCGATGCGTGTAAGTGTTCCACAGGAGAAGGTGGAGAAGTTCAAGGAAGTCCTGCTCTACATCCTGAATAGGGTTGGTGCTAAACCCAACGTTGGTCGGACCGTTGTCTACAAGCTTCTGTACTTCATGGATTTCGACTACTACGAGCAGTATGAGGAACAACTCATCGGGGCTCGGTATCAGAAGAACCAGTACGGCCCGACACCGATGGAGTTCACCAAGATCGTACAGAGGATGGAGCAGGACGGAGACCTGACAGAGGTCAAGAACAAGTACTTTGAGCGATTCCAGACCAAGTACTTGGCCCGCAGAGCGCCAGACCTTTCTGTCCTGTCGGGACGAGAGCTTCAAGTCATCGAGGATGTTCTGTCCCGTCTGTCCGACAGGAATGGCAAGGAGATCAGCGAGTACTCCCATGGCGATGTTCCGTGGCTTGCCACAAAAGATGGTCAAGTCATAGACTACGAGCTGGTGTTCTATCGCACCCCGCCGTATTCCCGGCGGCAGTACACTGAAGATGTTTAG